Proteins encoded together in one Bacteroides ovatus window:
- a CDS encoding N-acetylmuramoyl-L-alanine amidase: MENSEENYLPREIKLLVIHCSATRCNVSFTVEQLRQCHLQRGFKDIGYHFYITRNGELHHCRPVSEPGAHVRGFNRHSIGICYEGGLDEEGRPADTRTQAQRFALLDLLTILKHQYPDAQILGHYQLSASIHKACPCFDSRKEYMNI, encoded by the coding sequence ATGGAAAATTCAGAAGAAAACTATCTCCCACGTGAGATTAAGTTGTTGGTGATTCATTGCAGCGCGACGCGCTGCAATGTTTCCTTCACCGTAGAGCAGCTTCGACAATGTCACCTGCAACGAGGTTTCAAGGACATAGGGTATCATTTTTACATCACCCGTAATGGGGAACTTCACCATTGTCGCCCGGTATCAGAGCCCGGTGCGCATGTGCGAGGTTTCAACCGGCATAGTATTGGAATTTGCTATGAAGGTGGGTTGGATGAAGAAGGTCGTCCGGCGGATACGAGAACACAGGCGCAGCGCTTCGCGCTACTTGACTTGTTGACGATTCTCAAACATCAGTATCCGGATGCGCAAATCCTGGGGCATTATCAACTTAGTGCTTCGATTCATAAGGCTTGTCCCTGTTTTGACAGTCGAAAAGAGTATATGAATATATAA
- a CDS encoding DUF3987 domain-containing protein: MKVLEEIKVSVYENVYSKKPQVMSFLEVIIMCIHPIYASIINAIRRYHAEGDHAAAQKLKNQLPCFTPAGTFDGAHAIKNFLLPSHIVGLDYDHVKDRLQVIQRCAADPHTVAAIESPTDGVKVFAYVEGIENRHREGQQLVSRYYNQLLGLESDPACKDESRMCYFSYSPNGYVAALYQAFVLEPLIKEETNTFSENEVLPPFPLQDNTPENVSEEGIAQFISSYIFFHPLTAGQRHSNVFKLACEACRRHYPQKSILRELTVFFEHTDFRPEELTKVLSSGYKQVNEHAPASSPASAPSFQKDIRTKRQYSTAENSDTDDEAYWLGEEFRKGTPLFPRSLYNNLPDLLNDCIIEDGSEREQDVALLSDLTALSAALPQTFGIYNHKKYSTHIFSVILSPAASGKSIAQTGRYLLEEIHSEILSTSESMMKNYQTVHNNWQSEYQKQKKKGEACSEEPQRPPFKMLFIPATTSYTRMQMQMQDNGPQGSIIFDTEAQTLSTANHLDCGNFDDMLRKAFEHENIDSSYKANGLIPIYIRHPKLALLLTGTPGQIDGLLSSYENGLPSRTLIYTFREAPHWKEMGDDCVSLEDSFKPIAHRVSELYHFCLAHPVLFHFNRLQWNRLNEIFSRMLSEVALEGNDDLQAVVKRYAFLVMRISMIQTRIRQFEATDLSPEIYCTDADFERSLQIVLCCYEHSRLLHSSMPSPSVRPLKNPDTIRNFVQELPDSFTTDEAIQIGAKYDFNHRKVTRLLKSLNGVKINKISHGSYAKMNEQ; the protein is encoded by the coding sequence ATGAAAGTTTTAGAAGAAATCAAAGTCTCGGTTTACGAAAATGTGTATTCAAAAAAGCCCCAAGTCATGTCTTTCCTTGAAGTCATTATTATGTGCATTCATCCGATCTATGCCTCCATCATAAACGCTATTCGGCGGTACCATGCAGAAGGAGACCATGCCGCAGCACAGAAGCTGAAAAACCAACTCCCCTGCTTCACTCCGGCAGGCACATTCGACGGAGCGCACGCTATCAAAAACTTTCTTCTCCCCAGCCATATTGTCGGACTTGATTACGATCATGTAAAAGATCGTCTTCAAGTCATCCAACGTTGTGCGGCAGATCCCCACACAGTAGCGGCAATAGAAAGCCCTACCGACGGAGTGAAAGTTTTCGCCTATGTAGAAGGTATCGAAAACCGCCATCGTGAAGGGCAGCAACTAGTGAGCCGCTACTACAATCAACTGCTGGGATTGGAGAGTGACCCGGCATGCAAGGACGAAAGTCGCATGTGTTATTTCAGTTATTCCCCCAACGGATATGTTGCGGCGCTCTATCAGGCATTTGTGTTGGAGCCACTTATAAAAGAAGAAACAAACACTTTCTCTGAAAATGAAGTGCTTCCTCCCTTTCCCCTTCAGGATAATACTCCAGAAAACGTGTCTGAAGAAGGAATCGCCCAATTTATTTCGTCCTATATTTTCTTTCATCCGCTAACAGCCGGTCAGCGCCATTCCAACGTCTTCAAACTTGCCTGCGAAGCCTGCCGCCGACACTATCCCCAGAAAAGCATATTACGCGAACTTACTGTATTTTTCGAGCACACGGATTTTCGTCCCGAAGAACTAACAAAGGTTTTATCGTCTGGATATAAACAAGTTAATGAACATGCACCCGCTTCCTCTCCGGCCAGCGCCCCTTCTTTTCAAAAGGACATAAGGACAAAAAGACAATATAGTACTGCAGAAAATTCCGATACCGACGACGAAGCCTATTGGCTGGGAGAAGAATTCCGAAAAGGAACTCCTTTATTTCCCCGCAGTTTGTACAATAATCTTCCCGACCTATTAAATGACTGTATCATTGAAGACGGAAGCGAACGCGAACAAGATGTCGCTCTCCTTTCCGATCTCACGGCCTTGAGCGCAGCACTTCCGCAGACTTTCGGAATTTATAATCATAAAAAATACTCCACGCATATATTCAGTGTCATACTTTCGCCTGCCGCCAGTGGTAAAAGTATCGCCCAAACCGGACGATACCTGTTGGAAGAAATACATTCAGAAATCCTGTCTACCAGTGAATCTATGATGAAAAACTACCAAACTGTACATAATAACTGGCAATCAGAATATCAAAAACAGAAAAAGAAAGGAGAAGCATGCTCCGAAGAACCGCAACGACCTCCTTTCAAAATGCTATTCATTCCTGCTACTACCAGCTATACCCGCATGCAAATGCAGATGCAGGACAACGGTCCACAGGGAAGCATCATTTTCGACACGGAGGCACAAACGCTATCCACAGCCAATCATCTGGATTGTGGCAATTTCGACGATATGCTCCGCAAGGCTTTTGAGCACGAAAATATAGATTCTTCCTACAAAGCCAACGGCCTCATTCCGATCTATATACGCCATCCCAAATTGGCTTTACTGCTGACGGGTACTCCCGGACAAATAGACGGCCTATTGAGCAGCTACGAAAACGGATTGCCCAGCCGCACCCTGATTTACACTTTCCGCGAAGCTCCGCACTGGAAAGAAATGGGCGACGACTGCGTCTCACTGGAAGATTCTTTCAAACCGATTGCGCATCGTGTCTCCGAATTATATCACTTCTGTCTGGCTCATCCGGTTCTTTTTCATTTCAACCGCCTGCAATGGAACCGTCTGAATGAGATTTTCTCACGTATGCTGTCCGAGGTGGCATTGGAAGGCAACGATGACCTCCAAGCTGTAGTGAAACGCTATGCTTTTCTGGTGATGCGTATCAGTATGATCCAGACCCGTATCCGGCAATTTGAGGCAACCGATCTTTCTCCCGAGATTTATTGCACGGACGCTGATTTTGAGCGTTCTCTTCAAATCGTTCTATGTTGTTACGAACATAGCCGGCTGTTGCACTCATCCATGCCGTCTCCTTCGGTCCGTCCACTGAAGAATCCGGACACTATTCGTAATTTCGTTCAAGAGTTGCCCGACAGTTTCACGACAGACGAAGCGATTCAGATTGGCGCAAAATACGATTTCAACCATCGTAAGGTAACACGTCTGCTAAAATCGCTTAATGGAGTAAAGATCAATAAGATATCTCATGGTTCCTATGCCAAGATGAATGAGCAATAG
- a CDS encoding DUF4248 domain-containing protein, whose protein sequence is MEHSDFVVKCYNKQELAQMYFPDLTIRASVNKLRRWMRRCKPLMNEILSTDFHPKTKAFSVREVRLITYYLGKPGEL, encoded by the coding sequence ATGGAACATTCAGACTTTGTAGTGAAATGTTATAATAAACAAGAGTTAGCCCAGATGTATTTTCCTGATCTGACGATTCGTGCTTCGGTCAATAAACTTCGGAGGTGGATGAGGAGATGCAAGCCGTTGATGAATGAAATACTATCTACTGACTTTCATCCGAAGACAAAGGCATTTTCTGTGAGAGAAGTGCGGCTTATTACCTATTACTTGGGAAAGCCGGGGGAACTGTAA
- a CDS encoding HU family DNA-binding protein, with protein sequence MAQNYTLMARKNLLKPSETPKFYAVARSGRKVTVKEVCKRITERSSYSKGELEGCIGEFLLEIVNVLDEGNIVQMGDLGNFRMSIKTGTPTDTAKEFKASCIDKGKVLFYPGSDLRKLCKTLDYTLYKSDSSTDSDKDPLPDDGGDDNQGGSGSGEAPDPAA encoded by the coding sequence ATGGCACAGAATTACACTCTCATGGCTCGTAAGAACCTGTTGAAACCTAGTGAAACTCCGAAATTTTATGCAGTGGCGCGTAGCGGTCGTAAAGTGACGGTCAAGGAAGTTTGTAAACGTATCACTGAACGCTCTTCTTATTCCAAAGGGGAACTGGAAGGTTGTATCGGTGAGTTTTTGCTCGAAATCGTCAATGTACTGGATGAAGGAAATATCGTCCAGATGGGTGACCTGGGTAATTTCCGTATGAGTATCAAGACCGGTACTCCTACCGATACGGCAAAGGAATTCAAGGCATCATGCATTGATAAGGGCAAAGTGCTCTTCTATCCGGGTAGTGATCTCCGCAAGTTGTGTAAGACATTGGATTATACATTGTATAAAAGTGATTCTTCCACTGATTCGGATAAAGATCCGCTTCCTGATGATGGCGGTGATGATAATCAGGGAGGTTCCGGCAGCGGGGAAGCTCCGGACCCGGCAGCTTAA
- a CDS encoding smalltalk protein — MKKQLWKNILQFIVTIATSIISAIGVTSCVGH; from the coding sequence ATGAAAAAGCAACTTTGGAAAAACATTCTCCAGTTTATTGTAACTATCGCGACTTCGATCATTTCGGCTATCGGTGTAACGTCCTGCGTGGGACATTAA